The following proteins are co-located in the Rattus norvegicus strain BN/NHsdMcwi chromosome 19, GRCr8, whole genome shotgun sequence genome:
- the LOC134483452 gene encoding disks large homolog 5-like yields the protein MFIGFYLPGASPYFRPNPFYENVKLKEKEVMSLLHNLDTKNIEHREKFQELKKEIHFYRNLHSRLLMDQACMKKKLVTLKQESKELQRYLFELNPTEEDEQEKTSNLQTQQNVVSETAGDME from the exons atgttcattgggttctatcttcctggggccagcccctacttcaggccaaatccattttatgaaaacgtgaaattaaaggagaaagaggtcatgtcattactgcacaacttagacacaaagaacattgaacatcgtgagaaatttcaggagctcaagaaggagattcacttctatcg caacctgcacagccggctcctgatggaccaggcatgtatgaagaagaagttggtcacattgaagcaggagagcaaggagttacagcgatatttgtttgagttgaacccgactgaggaagacgaacaggagaagaccagcaacctccagacccagcaaaatgtg gtctcagaaactgcaggagacatggaatag